The following coding sequences are from one Lycium ferocissimum isolate CSIRO_LF1 chromosome 3, AGI_CSIRO_Lferr_CH_V1, whole genome shotgun sequence window:
- the LOC132050462 gene encoding uncharacterized protein LOC132050462, whose translation MASLNFFVPPIATTQRRVVYTRATSAKNSGGSKEEKSILDFVIGAITKEDQLLETDPILQKVEGKSGTGTTTVSSKKKSVSVPPPKKNSNGFGGLGGLFAKKE comes from the coding sequence ATGGCTTCTTTGAACTTTTTTGTTCCTCCAATTGCAACTACCCAAAGAAGAGTAGTATATACTAGagccacatcagcaaaaaatTCCGGAGGAAGCAAAGAAGAGAAGTCAATTCTGGATTTTGTCATTGGGGCAATAACTAAGGAAGACCAATTATTAGAGACTGATCCAATCTTGCAAAAAGTGGAGGGCAAAAGTGGCACTGGCACCACAACTGTCAGCAGCAAAAAGAAATCAGTTTCAGTCCCTCCTCCCAAGAAGAATTCCAATGGTTTCGGAGGCCTCGGTGGCCTCTTCGCGAAGAAAGAATGA